From Chiloscyllium punctatum isolate Juve2018m chromosome 36, sChiPun1.3, whole genome shotgun sequence, the proteins below share one genomic window:
- the LOC140460915 gene encoding uncharacterized protein produces the protein MRNPTVVAHRVWSLKQLYGLERGIHGGEGLYTRLCATEASAMEKPEESRPVEKPWKCDDCGKGLCFPSVLEAHQCNHTGERPFPERAKGFTCSCVLLAHHHTHSGKGFTQVDNLQTHQRFHTGERLFSCHECGKAFSNSSDLLRHRRIHTGERPFACPECGKAFSNSSDLLSHQRVHTRERPFSCPECGKGFTRSSKLLAHQWVHTGEKPFACPDCGRRFTLFCNLWRHLRTQQSDPSVTMQWVTLRNEPPAHSDCGCSGRMWAFFFVLCSIHNSCPPPPTPPPSPPYSVSGGGTVTQSLAPLPHDADLGLVPPSG, from the coding sequence atgagaaaCCCTACTGTTGTAGCGCAccgagtgtggagcctgaaacagctctacggcctggaaagaggaattcacggcgGGGAGGGGCTGTACACACGTTTGTGTGCAactgaagcttcggccatggagaaacccgaggaatccCGCCCCGTTgagaaaccatggaagtgtgATGACTGTGGGAAGGGCTTGTGTTTCCCATCTGTCCTGGAGGCTCATCAGTGcaatcacactggggagaggcccttccccgAGCGAGCGAAGGGCTTTACTTGCTCCTGTGTCCTGCTGGCCCACCATCATACACACAGCGGGAAAGGGTTCACCCAGGTGGACAACCTCCAGACTCACCAGCGattccacacaggggagaggctctTCAGTTGCCACGAGTGCggtaaggccttcagcaattcctccgacctgctgagacaccggcgaatccacacgggggagaggccattcgcctgccctgagtgtggtaaggccttcagcaattcctctgatcTGTTGTcccaccagcgggtccataccagggaaaggccattcagctgccctgagtgtgggaaggggttcactCGCTCCTCCAAACTGCTGgcccaccaatgggtccacaccggggagaagccgtttgCCTGCCCTGACTGCGGGCGGAGGTTCACATTGTTCTGCAACTTGTGGAGGCATCTTCGCACCCAACAATCAGATCCATCAGTGACAATGCAGTGGGTCACCCTCAGGAATGAACCTCCTGCCCATTCTGactgtgggtgcagtgggagaatgtgggcttttttttttgttttgtgctCAATTCACAAcagctgccccccaccccccactccgccCCCCAGCCCACCCTACAGTGTCTcagggggtggcacggtgactcagtcgttagcaccactgcctcatgATGCTGACTTGGGTTTAGTTCCACCCTcggggtga